Proteins encoded together in one Desulfosporosinus meridiei DSM 13257 window:
- a CDS encoding MFS transporter, giving the protein MLDLIGNRLVRAILGSALFLQIGIWVRNFAVLLFVMEQTNGNALAISMISVAEYTPIFIFSFIGGTFADRWRPKRTMIWCDILSAISVFGVLGTLVFGTWKAVFFTTIISAILSQFSQPSGMKLIKEHLPPERIQAVMSIYQTIFTIFMILGPILGTFVYHKFGIMVSISIMGLAFLLSAGSLTFLPVDSVSAIQKPVTTLGQEMKAGIHYVLAKKTLTLLGLCFLAAGLGGGLVQPLGIFLITERLGLPKESLQWLMTFNGLGMLAGGIIVMIFAKAISPQKLLAFGMFISAIGLAICGFSTFPWLTYLVHLLMGLVLPCIMIGINMMMLQNSDNEFIGRVNGILMPLYTGAMVLTMSMAGVLKEMFTLVAMYEAAGVLYIVGLLFLVPLFNAQSAKGTIFID; this is encoded by the coding sequence ATGCTAGATTTAATTGGCAATCGACTAGTGCGAGCAATCTTAGGGTCTGCGCTATTCTTACAAATTGGAATATGGGTTCGGAATTTTGCAGTTTTACTTTTCGTAATGGAACAGACAAATGGGAATGCACTTGCTATTTCAATGATTTCCGTAGCTGAATATACGCCGATTTTTATTTTCTCTTTTATCGGCGGAACCTTTGCAGACCGTTGGCGTCCAAAGCGAACAATGATCTGGTGTGATATTCTAAGTGCTATTTCAGTATTTGGGGTTTTGGGTACATTGGTATTTGGTACCTGGAAAGCTGTCTTTTTCACAACTATTATATCCGCCATCTTATCCCAATTTTCGCAACCCTCAGGTATGAAGCTGATCAAGGAACATTTACCTCCTGAGAGAATTCAAGCTGTAATGTCAATTTATCAAACGATCTTTACAATCTTTATGATCCTCGGGCCGATTCTGGGCACGTTTGTTTATCATAAGTTTGGGATTATGGTTTCGATTTCTATTATGGGACTGGCGTTTTTGCTCTCAGCAGGTTCCTTAACATTCCTTCCTGTAGACAGTGTAAGCGCTATTCAAAAACCCGTCACAACTCTTGGTCAAGAAATGAAAGCCGGTATTCATTATGTGCTGGCGAAGAAAACTCTTACTCTTTTAGGTTTATGCTTCTTGGCAGCTGGCTTAGGAGGGGGACTTGTTCAACCATTAGGAATTTTTTTGATCACTGAACGGTTGGGTTTACCAAAAGAGAGCTTGCAATGGCTCATGACCTTCAATGGATTAGGGATGCTGGCCGGTGGAATCATAGTAATGATTTTTGCAAAAGCAATTTCACCACAAAAACTATTGGCCTTTGGGATGTTTATCTCGGCAATTGGTTTAGCGATTTGCGGTTTTTCTACCTTTCCGTGGCTAACCTATCTGGTTCATCTATTAATGGGATTAGTCCTTCCTTGTATTATGATCGGCATCAATATGATGATGCTTCAAAACTCAGACAACGAGTTTATTGGAAGAGTCAACGGAATTTTGATGCCTTTGTATACTGGGGCTATGGTTTTAACTATGAGCATGGCAGGAGTACTTAAAGAAATGTTTACATTGGTTGCTATGTATGAAGCGGCGGGAGTTTTGTATATTGTAGGGTTGCTGTTTTTAGTGCCCTTGTTCAATGCTCAAAGTGCTAAGGGAACAATTTTCATAGACTAA
- a CDS encoding acyl-CoA thioesterase, translated as MARLDLKDFPVQVKIPIAWGEMDSYGHVNNIYYLRYFESSRIQYFQEIGMNELKSQTGIGPILAQTTCKYLKPLSYPDLITVGAKVKSIGKSSFVMEYVIVSDKMGVVVAAGEGVIVIYDYNASVKADIPMEIKESIARIEKMNLN; from the coding sequence GTGGCTAGATTGGATTTGAAGGATTTTCCTGTCCAAGTAAAAATACCGATAGCTTGGGGGGAAATGGATTCTTACGGGCATGTTAATAACATTTATTATTTGAGGTACTTTGAAAGCTCACGTATTCAATATTTTCAAGAGATCGGAATGAATGAGCTGAAATCACAGACGGGAATCGGTCCGATCTTGGCCCAAACGACGTGTAAATATCTCAAGCCGTTGAGCTACCCAGATCTAATAACTGTGGGGGCTAAGGTTAAGTCAATAGGTAAATCGAGTTTTGTTATGGAGTATGTAATTGTTAGTGATAAAATGGGAGTAGTAGTGGCCGCAGGAGAAGGCGTTATTGTCATTTACGATTATAATGCTTCAGTAAAAGCGGATATTCCTATGGAGATTAAAGAATCTATTGCAAGAATAGAAAAGATGAATTTGAACTGA
- a CDS encoding pyridoxal phosphate-dependent aminotransferase, whose product MKNVFADRMSLLGTETAFEVLAKAKKLETQGKDVVHLEIGEPDFDTPQNIIDAACQALTSGYTHYTPAPGIPEVRETIAQYIKKQKKVDASAEDVVIVPGGKPIMFFSIMATVNPGDEVIYPNPGFPIYESVIRFVGGTPVPIPLREENQFRLDVNELAQLITPKTKMLIINSPGNPTGGVLTSDDIKAIADLVRGKDILVLADEIYDRIVYTDTPLLSIASLPGMKDWTIILDGFSKTYAMTGWRLGYGVMHPEIAARIAQLMVNSNSCTSAFTQMAGKEALTGPQGEVEKMVAEFKKRRDIMVNGLNSISGVSCLLPEGSFYVFPNLKSFGKDTKEIADYLLNDGGVACLGGTAFGSYGEGYLRFSYANSVANIEKALERIETSLGKIR is encoded by the coding sequence ATGAAAAATGTATTTGCAGATAGAATGTCTTTACTGGGCACAGAAACTGCTTTCGAGGTTTTGGCAAAAGCCAAAAAATTAGAAACGCAGGGCAAAGACGTGGTTCATCTGGAAATTGGCGAACCAGATTTTGATACTCCTCAGAATATTATTGATGCTGCCTGCCAGGCTCTTACCAGTGGATATACTCACTATACACCTGCTCCCGGCATCCCTGAAGTCAGAGAAACAATTGCCCAATATATCAAGAAGCAAAAAAAAGTTGATGCCTCCGCTGAAGATGTAGTAATCGTACCCGGTGGAAAGCCAATTATGTTTTTCTCTATTATGGCAACGGTAAACCCCGGAGATGAAGTTATTTATCCCAATCCCGGCTTTCCCATCTATGAATCCGTTATTCGCTTTGTGGGTGGAACACCCGTCCCTATCCCTTTGCGTGAAGAAAATCAATTTAGATTAGATGTTAATGAGCTAGCCCAATTAATTACCCCCAAGACAAAAATGCTCATCATAAATTCTCCCGGAAACCCTACTGGTGGAGTTCTCACGAGTGATGATATTAAAGCCATCGCCGATTTAGTAAGAGGAAAAGATATCCTGGTTCTGGCTGATGAAATTTACGATCGAATTGTGTACACTGATACTCCTCTGCTTTCTATAGCATCTTTACCAGGTATGAAGGACTGGACCATTATATTGGACGGGTTCTCTAAAACCTACGCCATGACTGGCTGGCGATTAGGTTATGGGGTTATGCACCCCGAAATAGCCGCTCGAATTGCTCAACTGATGGTTAATTCTAACTCCTGCACTTCTGCTTTCACTCAAATGGCTGGTAAAGAGGCACTCACAGGGCCCCAAGGTGAGGTTGAAAAAATGGTCGCGGAGTTTAAGAAACGCCGTGATATCATGGTAAATGGCTTAAACTCTATTTCTGGAGTAAGCTGTCTTCTACCCGAAGGTTCTTTCTATGTATTCCCAAATCTCAAATCTTTCGGAAAAGATACAAAGGAAATAGCAGATTACCTCTTAAATGATGGGGGGGTCGCTTGCCTAGGCGGTACTGCCTTTGGTTCCTATGGTGAGGGGTATCTGCGTTTTTCCTACGCAAATTCAGTAGCTAACATCGAAAAAGCTTTGGAGCGCATCGAAACATCTTTAGGCAAAATCCGCTAG
- a CDS encoding glutaredoxin family protein translates to MKNVTMFSNNTUPYCSVAKKFLSQNNIPFEEKNISNDEAALLELQKRNINSVPTFLVGEEVVVGFNKDKILALVH, encoded by the coding sequence ATGAAAAATGTCACTATGTTTTCTAACAATACCTGACCCTACTGTTCAGTAGCGAAGAAGTTTCTATCGCAAAACAATATCCCCTTTGAAGAGAAGAATATTAGTAATGACGAAGCAGCTTTATTAGAGTTGCAGAAGCGGAACATCAATAGTGTCCCTACATTCTTAGTAGGGGAAGAAGTTGTTGTGGGCTTCAATAAGGACAAGATTCTCGCTCTTGTACATTAA
- a CDS encoding MerR family transcriptional regulator: MEYTVQKLSHLAGVSTRTLRYYDEIGILKPARINSSGYRIYGSAEVNRLQQILFYRELGVGLDNIKTILTEPDFDGLRALQVHREKLLEKKEQLDVLIANVEKTIALNEGRIIMSDKEKFEGFKQKLVDDNEGKYGQEIREKYGDDTVNKSNQKFKGMTQEQYDVMTKLAKEVNETLYAAFRTGDPAGELAQKTADLHRQWLCYTWDIYSKEAHAGLAQMYVDDPRFTAYYDEKQPGAAEFLRDAIFIYTGQKV; encoded by the coding sequence ATGGAATATACGGTGCAAAAATTAAGTCATCTGGCAGGTGTCAGTACTCGTACTCTGAGATATTATGACGAAATAGGAATTCTTAAGCCGGCAAGAATTAATTCATCAGGGTATCGCATTTATGGATCTGCTGAAGTGAATCGCTTACAACAAATTCTTTTTTATCGAGAGCTGGGTGTGGGTCTGGACAATATTAAAACCATTTTAACAGAACCTGATTTTGACGGACTAAGAGCACTGCAAGTACATCGTGAGAAACTGCTCGAAAAAAAAGAGCAATTAGATGTGTTGATTGCCAATGTTGAAAAAACAATCGCCTTAAACGAAGGGAGAATTATTATGTCGGATAAAGAAAAGTTTGAAGGCTTTAAGCAAAAGTTAGTGGATGATAATGAAGGGAAGTATGGACAGGAAATCCGTGAGAAATATGGAGACGACACAGTTAATAAGTCTAACCAAAAATTCAAAGGGATGACTCAAGAACAATATGATGTAATGACAAAGCTTGCTAAAGAGGTCAATGAAACGCTGTATGCTGCATTCAGAACAGGTGATCCGGCGGGAGAACTTGCCCAAAAAACCGCTGATCTACATCGACAGTGGCTCTGCTATACATGGGATATTTATTCAAAAGAAGCCCATGCGGGACTTGCCCAGATGTATGTAGATGATCCCAGATTTACAGCATACTATGATGAGAAGCAACCAGGCGCGGCGGAGTTCCTTAGAGATGCTATCTTTATCTACACCGGTCAAAAAGTATAG
- a CDS encoding (Fe-S)-binding protein has translation MNRSLESWQNEAIRCIRCGACQNVCPVFKELQVESTVARGRVKLIRGVINKDLDLSEGLIDKMSLCLMCKACVANCPSGVKVDKLVEAARKEITEKKGLSPLKNLVFRLVLKNRWLFDMGMRTGRFFQGLVFRKGPEGQGMLPRMSLGLDKRRLLSPLAQRTFKSLYPEVVNVPEAKMKVAFFTGCMINYIYPDTGRAVINVLKRNGVEVRIPSLQNCCGTPVRINGDYETAKTMAKANIDVLLKENYDSVVVACGTCGLSLKEEYAELLQDDPIYIEKAKKLGSMVKDFTELVVALEGFQDKMGHLPLKVTYHDPCHLARGLRVKAQPRKIIRSIPGVVFQEMDKADTCCGSGGSFSLYHYELSTKINDHKVNTIKQTGAELLVTGCSACRMHIADGLNRQGISVQVMHTAQLIEMAYESK, from the coding sequence ATGAACCGTTCATTAGAATCTTGGCAGAATGAAGCTATCCGGTGCATTCGGTGCGGTGCTTGCCAAAATGTTTGCCCTGTTTTTAAGGAGTTACAGGTGGAATCTACGGTTGCCAGAGGACGAGTTAAGCTTATACGGGGAGTTATTAATAAAGACTTAGATCTATCTGAAGGTTTAATTGATAAAATGTCTTTATGCCTAATGTGCAAGGCCTGTGTGGCAAACTGTCCTAGTGGGGTGAAAGTGGACAAGCTTGTAGAGGCAGCTCGCAAAGAAATTACCGAAAAGAAAGGACTCTCTCCCCTTAAGAATCTAGTCTTTCGCTTAGTATTAAAAAACCGGTGGTTATTCGATATGGGAATGCGAACGGGTAGATTTTTTCAAGGCCTTGTTTTTCGAAAAGGGCCTGAAGGGCAAGGAATGTTGCCCAGAATGTCCCTGGGACTAGATAAGAGGAGACTTCTTTCTCCTCTGGCTCAGAGAACTTTTAAAAGTTTGTATCCAGAAGTTGTGAATGTCCCTGAAGCAAAAATGAAGGTGGCCTTTTTTACCGGATGCATGATTAACTATATTTACCCAGATACTGGCCGTGCAGTAATCAATGTCCTTAAAAGAAATGGAGTAGAAGTCAGAATTCCGTCCCTTCAAAACTGCTGCGGTACTCCTGTTCGCATTAATGGGGACTATGAAACTGCAAAAACAATGGCTAAGGCCAATATCGATGTTCTTCTGAAAGAAAACTATGACTCGGTAGTCGTGGCCTGTGGAACATGTGGTTTAAGCTTAAAGGAAGAGTATGCTGAATTATTGCAAGATGATCCGATTTATATAGAAAAGGCCAAGAAACTTGGCTCTATGGTCAAGGATTTTACAGAATTAGTAGTAGCTCTAGAGGGATTCCAAGATAAAATGGGACATTTACCGTTAAAGGTGACTTACCATGATCCATGTCACCTTGCTCGAGGGCTAAGAGTAAAAGCTCAACCTAGGAAAATTATTAGAAGTATCCCAGGAGTGGTTTTTCAGGAAATGGACAAAGCGGATACCTGCTGCGGAAGTGGGGGGTCCTTTAGCTTATATCACTACGAACTTTCGACTAAAATCAATGACCATAAAGTCAACACAATCAAACAGACAGGGGCAGAATTATTAGTAACGGGGTGTTCTGCCTGTCGGATGCATATCGCTGACGGTCTTAACCGACAGGGGATTTCGGTACAAGTGATGCATACGGCACAACTAATCGAGATGGCTTATGAATCTAAGTAG
- a CDS encoding carbon-nitrogen hydrolase family protein — MLKIALCQLPVNPNKQDNLKQAAIMLEEASAAGAQLAVLPEMFNCPYDIHCFRDYAEVIPAGETTKALSKLARSNGLFLVGGSIPELVDELLYNTSIVFNPQGEIIAKHRKAHLFDVCVKNGIKFMESEVLSPGDSVTLFETPWGKFGLEICYDIRFPELTRKMAKEGALLVIVPAAFNLTTGPAHWELLFRSRALDNQIFMLGTSPARNPQASYIAYGHSIAVNPWGQVIAKLDERPGTLIADLDFNEIEEVREAIPILKQRRENLY, encoded by the coding sequence GTGTTAAAGATCGCTTTGTGTCAACTTCCCGTTAACCCCAATAAACAAGACAATCTAAAACAAGCCGCTATAATGCTTGAAGAGGCTTCTGCTGCCGGGGCCCAGCTTGCAGTTTTGCCTGAAATGTTTAATTGTCCATATGACATACATTGTTTCCGTGACTATGCGGAAGTCATTCCCGCGGGGGAAACAACAAAGGCTCTCTCAAAATTAGCGCGTTCCAATGGCCTTTTTCTTGTTGGGGGTTCAATTCCTGAACTTGTTGACGAACTTCTCTATAATACAAGCATCGTCTTTAATCCCCAAGGAGAGATTATTGCCAAGCATCGCAAGGCACATCTATTTGATGTATGCGTCAAAAATGGGATCAAATTTATGGAATCCGAGGTTCTTTCCCCGGGAGACTCTGTGACTCTGTTTGAAACTCCTTGGGGCAAATTCGGCCTGGAAATTTGCTATGATATTCGTTTTCCGGAATTGACTAGGAAAATGGCTAAAGAAGGGGCACTTCTTGTCATTGTCCCTGCCGCCTTCAACCTGACTACCGGTCCGGCTCACTGGGAATTATTATTCCGCAGCCGTGCCCTCGATAACCAGATCTTCATGCTGGGCACATCTCCAGCCCGTAATCCTCAAGCATCCTATATCGCCTATGGTCATTCAATAGCTGTTAATCCATGGGGACAAGTAATTGCTAAATTGGATGAAAGACCGGGGACTCTCATAGCAGATCTTGATTTTAATGAAATTGAAGAAGTCAGAGAGGCAATCCCGATTTTAAAGCAGCGTCGAGAGAATCTCTACTGA
- a CDS encoding MBL fold metallo-hydrolase, with amino-acid sequence MVNEVYPNIFLNEIPLPKNPLKSINSYIVKSESRNLVIDTGFNTPECQNELMRGLEELNLDLKKTELLITHMHTDHSGLAHVLKGLGVPTVYFSKIDGEISNQTSQRDSFFKSLNRLLGFEGENPIKFGKEFGTKRTEPLEYNPLNEGNQLIIGDYCLEVVEIPGHTPGHIGLYEKKHKLFFGGDHILDEITPNITFWGFEQDILGTYFKSLEKVHEYEIAYLFTAHRKIISDHRRRISELLLHHEERLKEIGAILRDGRKTPVEMAASMHWDLSHKKWADFPSSQKWFASGEALSHLEHLVHTGVVERSIEGEVLLYGLK; translated from the coding sequence ATGGTAAATGAAGTTTACCCCAACATATTTTTGAACGAAATACCTCTCCCTAAAAACCCTTTGAAATCAATTAATAGTTATATCGTAAAATCGGAAAGCAGAAATTTAGTCATTGACACAGGTTTCAATACACCAGAGTGCCAGAATGAGTTGATGAGAGGGCTAGAGGAACTAAACCTTGACTTAAAGAAGACAGAGCTGCTCATAACTCATATGCATACAGATCATTCAGGTTTGGCACATGTTCTTAAAGGGCTGGGAGTGCCAACGGTGTATTTTAGTAAAATCGATGGAGAAATCTCCAATCAAACATCCCAGAGGGATAGTTTTTTTAAATCACTCAATCGACTTCTAGGATTTGAAGGGGAAAATCCCATAAAATTTGGCAAGGAGTTCGGAACTAAAAGGACTGAGCCTCTTGAATACAACCCGTTAAACGAAGGGAATCAACTGATTATTGGAGATTATTGTTTGGAAGTCGTAGAAATACCGGGGCATACGCCTGGACACATTGGCTTATATGAGAAAAAGCATAAGCTGTTTTTCGGTGGGGATCATATACTTGATGAAATAACTCCAAATATAACCTTTTGGGGATTCGAGCAAGATATTTTAGGGACTTATTTCAAGAGTCTTGAAAAAGTACATGAGTATGAAATTGCTTATCTATTCACCGCTCATAGAAAGATCATTAGTGATCACAGAAGAAGAATAAGTGAGCTTTTGCTTCATCACGAAGAACGTCTCAAGGAGATTGGGGCTATATTAAGAGATGGCCGGAAGACACCTGTTGAAATGGCAGCATCTATGCACTGGGATTTAAGTCATAAGAAATGGGCGGACTTTCCTTCTTCTCAAAAGTGGTTTGCTTCCGGAGAGGCTTTATCACATTTAGAGCATTTAGTACATACTGGGGTTGTAGAAAGGTCAATAGAGGGAGAAGTCCTGCTTTATGGGCTTAAATAA
- the larA gene encoding nickel-dependent lactate racemase yields the protein MGSFKLSYGKEILSFELPDSVQVREIEAKASQPIVDIEKAVRQALAHPVGTAPLIEVVNPGDRVVIIVSDITRLWVRTDVLLPILLDVLNEAGVPDEDISIVTATGDHRLQTLEEHTAICGKKVLERVSIHDHECNAPDLVDLGVSTAGTPIKVNRRVWEADKVILTGGIAYHLLAGFGGGRKSIAPGVCGYEMIQKNHSLALKDAGPSGLSPNIQTGKMEGNPVAEDMLEIARLVGADFILNVVVNEKKEFVYIAAGELQQAHLAGCRVTEEIFGIEIEEKADLVFVSSGGYPKDTQLYQSIKALDNATYAVKEGGIIILVSECSDGIGSRPFEEFFNHGDVEDMSARLHADFTMPGFVSLRTASICRKTPVILVSSLTDDVVRRMKMLPASSIEEAWQLARQILGNQPQFVYIMPHGGSTFPIIS from the coding sequence TTGGGTAGTTTTAAACTTAGCTATGGAAAAGAAATACTGTCTTTTGAGTTGCCGGATTCAGTTCAGGTTCGGGAGATTGAAGCTAAAGCTAGTCAGCCAATAGTAGATATTGAAAAAGCTGTTCGGCAGGCGTTAGCGCATCCTGTTGGCACGGCTCCACTGATTGAGGTGGTAAATCCCGGTGACAGAGTAGTAATCATCGTTAGTGATATTACTCGGCTTTGGGTTAGGACAGATGTGCTTTTACCTATTTTGCTTGATGTGCTTAATGAGGCTGGTGTACCAGATGAGGATATTTCCATTGTTACGGCAACAGGAGATCACCGTTTGCAAACACTGGAGGAACACACAGCTATTTGCGGGAAAAAGGTTTTAGAGCGAGTGTCAATACATGATCATGAGTGTAATGCACCTGACTTAGTTGATTTAGGAGTTTCAACGGCAGGTACTCCCATAAAAGTAAATCGACGGGTCTGGGAGGCCGACAAAGTAATTCTGACCGGAGGAATTGCCTATCATTTGTTGGCAGGATTTGGCGGGGGACGTAAGTCAATTGCCCCCGGTGTTTGCGGCTATGAAATGATTCAAAAAAACCATTCTCTGGCACTGAAAGATGCAGGGCCATCAGGACTTAGTCCCAACATTCAGACCGGAAAAATGGAAGGAAATCCGGTTGCCGAAGACATGTTAGAAATTGCTCGCCTCGTTGGTGCAGATTTTATCCTAAATGTTGTCGTTAACGAAAAGAAAGAGTTTGTTTATATTGCGGCGGGTGAGTTACAGCAGGCACATTTAGCAGGCTGTCGTGTAACCGAAGAAATCTTTGGTATAGAAATCGAAGAAAAAGCAGATCTAGTTTTTGTTTCAAGCGGGGGATACCCGAAAGATACCCAACTTTACCAATCTATCAAAGCCTTAGATAATGCTACCTATGCAGTTAAAGAGGGCGGAATCATTATCCTGGTGAGTGAATGCTCAGATGGGATCGGTTCTCGGCCATTTGAGGAGTTTTTTAATCATGGTGACGTTGAGGATATGAGTGCCAGGCTTCATGCTGATTTTACAATGCCTGGTTTTGTAAGCTTGAGAACGGCAAGCATTTGCCGAAAGACCCCGGTCATCTTAGTGAGTTCTCTGACAGATGATGTGGTGAGACGGATGAAGATGCTTCCAGCCTCTTCAATAGAAGAAGCTTGGCAATTAGCGAGGCAAATCCTTGGGAATCAGCCTCAATTCGTTTACATAATGCCTCACGGTGGAAGTACATTTCCGATTATCTCATAG
- a CDS encoding FAD-binding oxidoreductase → MRPETIQRLSEIVGKDNIYTALEDLYCYTYDASFVKADLNTDLAGVAVYPGSTEEIARIIKIANQEKIPIVPRGAGTNVSGGSVSLGDCIILVLKRMNKILEIDRKNLIAVVEPGVITAQLQGEAEKMGLFYPPDPASQAFSTMGGNVAECAGGPRGVKYGVTRDYVIGLEVVLPSGEVINTGGRTMKNVTGYDMTKLFIGSEGTLCVITKIIVKLIPLPEAKNTMMAVFPEIAQACETVSEIIAAGLIPCSLELLDNIYIKNIEEYAKVGLPIDAGAVLLIEVDGDSEILGKQIRKIEQICKGLGAVQIRIASTQMEAEELWRARRSAFAAVSRLRPTIIGEDATVPRSSIPAAVNRIQAIAAKYDLIIAILGHAGDGNLHATILTDETNVEEMARVEKAINEIFIVTVELGGSLSGEHGIGRAKSKFITIQTGEAGLAVQRQIKQALDPHNLLNPGVMFGA, encoded by the coding sequence TTGAGACCGGAGACTATTCAGAGACTAAGTGAAATTGTGGGGAAAGATAATATATACACTGCTCTAGAAGATCTATACTGTTATACCTATGATGCTTCATTTGTGAAGGCAGATCTTAATACAGACTTGGCTGGAGTAGCTGTTTATCCGGGAAGCACTGAAGAAATAGCCCGGATTATTAAGATTGCCAATCAGGAAAAGATTCCGATTGTACCACGAGGTGCAGGAACAAACGTCAGTGGAGGATCCGTTTCTTTAGGAGATTGCATAATCTTGGTTCTTAAGAGAATGAACAAGATATTGGAAATTGATCGCAAAAATTTAATTGCGGTAGTTGAACCGGGTGTAATTACCGCTCAATTACAGGGTGAAGCTGAGAAAATGGGACTTTTTTATCCACCTGACCCGGCCAGTCAAGCTTTCTCAACCATGGGGGGTAATGTAGCGGAATGTGCAGGAGGGCCGCGTGGTGTGAAGTATGGAGTAACTAGAGACTATGTTATTGGTCTAGAGGTAGTGCTTCCCTCGGGAGAAGTTATTAACACTGGCGGAAGAACCATGAAAAATGTAACCGGATATGATATGACGAAATTATTCATAGGTTCAGAAGGAACCTTATGTGTAATAACAAAAATTATTGTTAAACTCATTCCTTTACCGGAAGCCAAGAACACTATGATGGCAGTTTTTCCTGAGATTGCCCAAGCCTGTGAGACGGTCTCTGAAATCATTGCTGCAGGGTTAATTCCTTGTTCCTTGGAATTGTTGGACAACATCTACATCAAGAATATCGAGGAGTATGCGAAGGTCGGGCTGCCTATAGATGCCGGTGCAGTCCTCTTAATAGAAGTAGATGGAGATTCAGAAATATTAGGGAAGCAAATTAGAAAAATAGAGCAAATCTGCAAAGGACTAGGAGCAGTTCAAATACGTATAGCAAGCACACAAATGGAAGCTGAGGAATTATGGCGGGCTCGGCGCTCCGCCTTCGCTGCTGTATCCAGGCTTAGACCTACCATCATTGGAGAAGATGCTACAGTCCCCAGAAGCAGTATTCCTGCCGCTGTGAACCGTATTCAAGCAATCGCCGCTAAATATGACCTTATAATTGCAATCCTGGGACATGCTGGAGATGGAAACTTGCATGCCACAATCCTAACTGATGAGACAAATGTTGAGGAGATGGCAAGGGTCGAAAAGGCGATTAATGAGATCTTTATTGTCACCGTAGAATTGGGAGGATCCTTAAGTGGTGAGCATGGTATTGGCCGGGCAAAATCTAAATTTATAACTATACAAACTGGGGAAGCAGGACTAGCGGTGCAACGTCAAATTAAACAGGCCCTTGATCCACATAATCTTTTGAACCCAGGTGTAATGTTTGGAGCGTGA
- a CDS encoding ABC transporter substrate-binding protein, whose amino-acid sequence MQRKLARMMISVLMTMTLVLSLTACSPSKTETPDKSAAKKNIGIVQIVEHPSLNTIKESIVTQLSEKGFKDGENIAIDYQNAQGDQSTLKTIVSKFVNNKYDLIIAIATPSVQAAVSQTKDIPLLFAACADPLGSGVVTNLEKPGGNVTGTSNAVSAEKIMELAKRITPNFKTIGALYNSSETNSLIVIKGLKEYANKNNLTIVESTVTSSADVQQAATSLVEKVDIIFLPIDNTVATAMPLVAQIANNAKIPVYVGADSLVKDGGLATYGIDYSVLGKETADMGVEILNGKNPGEIPVRTMSDMKIYLNKDTAATIGVNFPEDVVKEAAQVFSK is encoded by the coding sequence ATGCAAAGAAAATTGGCCAGAATGATGATCTCAGTGTTAATGACCATGACCTTAGTGTTATCCCTAACAGCCTGTTCACCTAGTAAAACAGAAACTCCTGACAAGTCTGCAGCTAAGAAGAATATTGGTATCGTGCAAATTGTTGAACATCCATCCCTGAATACCATTAAGGAGTCAATCGTTACCCAGTTAAGTGAAAAAGGGTTTAAAGATGGGGAAAATATTGCCATTGATTATCAAAATGCCCAAGGGGATCAGTCTACGTTAAAGACAATTGTCAGTAAATTTGTTAACAATAAGTATGATCTGATTATTGCTATTGCCACGCCCTCGGTACAGGCAGCTGTAAGTCAAACAAAGGATATTCCCCTCCTCTTTGCAGCTTGTGCAGACCCCTTAGGGTCTGGAGTAGTTACTAATCTGGAAAAGCCGGGAGGAAACGTGACTGGTACTTCAAATGCCGTTTCAGCTGAAAAGATAATGGAGCTGGCCAAGCGCATTACCCCGAATTTTAAAACAATCGGTGCTTTATATAATTCCAGTGAAACGAACTCCTTGATCGTGATTAAGGGCCTGAAAGAATATGCTAACAAAAATAACCTAACAATTGTTGAGTCCACCGTAACCAGTTCTGCAGATGTTCAACAGGCAGCTACATCTCTAGTTGAAAAAGTTGATATCATTTTCTTGCCCATTGACAATACAGTAGCTACGGCGATGCCACTGGTAGCCCAGATAGCTAATAATGCCAAGATACCAGTTTATGTTGGAGCTGATTCATTGGTGAAAGATGGAGGATTGGCAACATACGGCATAGATTACAGTGTCCTGGGTAAAGAGACCGCCGATATGGGCGTAGAGATATTAAATGGGAAGAATCCTGGGGAGATACCTGTCAGAACCATGTCAGACATGAAGATTTATCTCAATAAAGACACTGCAGCAACTATCGGAGTCAATTTCCCTGAAGATGTTGTGAAGGAAGCTGCTCAAGTATTTAGCAAATAA